The following coding sequences lie in one Flavobacterium sediminis genomic window:
- a CDS encoding regulatory protein RecX — translation MSSKPEKTLSVAEITAKMEYYCSYQDRCYKEIYEKLKSFHLIPEAKEKILLHLMENNFVNEERFAKSFVRGKHRYKYWGRVRITNELKFRDISSRLIREALAEISEEEYFDNFHQLAEKHWISLKEPKGSKKNKKFTDFLYRKGYESHLIFDKLNELNTH, via the coding sequence TTGAGTTCAAAACCTGAAAAAACACTTTCTGTTGCTGAAATCACAGCTAAAATGGAATATTATTGTTCCTACCAAGATCGTTGTTATAAAGAAATTTATGAGAAGTTAAAATCGTTTCATTTAATACCGGAAGCTAAAGAAAAAATTTTACTCCATTTAATGGAAAACAACTTTGTCAATGAAGAACGTTTTGCCAAGAGTTTTGTTCGCGGTAAACATCGCTATAAATACTGGGGAAGAGTACGCATTACGAATGAATTAAAGTTTCGGGATATTTCATCCCGACTAATTCGGGAAGCACTGGCTGAAATTTCTGAAGAAGAATATTTTGATAATTTTCACCAATTGGCAGAAAAGCATTGGATTAGTTTAAAAGAACCGAAAGGTTCTAAAAAAAACAAGAAGTTTACCGACTTTTTATATCGGAAAGGCTATGAATCCCATTTAATTTTTGACAAACTAAATGAGTTGAATACTCACTAA
- a CDS encoding dipeptidase, with protein MENIKQYVQENKERFLNELVDLLKIPSVSADSAYAHDVITTAEEVKRRLEEAGCDTVELCETPGYPIVYGEKIIDKDLPTVLVYGHYDVQPPDPVELWTSPPFEPVIKATTIHPEGAIFARGACDDKGQMYMHVKAFEYMMKNDCLPCNVKFMIEGEEEVGSKSLGWFVEQNQEKLANDVILISDTGMISNTQPSITTGLRGLSYVEVEVTGPNRDLHSGLYGGAVANPINVLTKMIASLHDENNHITIPGFYDKVEELSAEERAEMAKAPFSLESYKRALDIEDVYGETGYVTNERNSIRPTLDVNGIWGGYTGEGAKTVIPSKAYAKISMRLVPNQDWEEITELFTKHFESIAPKAVKVKVTPHHGGQGYVTPIDSIGYQAASKAYADSFGIVPIPVRSGGSIPIVALFEKELKSKTIMMGFGLDSDAIHSPNEHFGVFNYLKGIETIPLFYKYFTELNTK; from the coding sequence ATGGAAAATATAAAGCAGTACGTTCAGGAAAACAAAGAACGTTTTTTAAATGAATTAGTTGATTTATTAAAAATACCTTCAGTTAGTGCAGATAGTGCTTATGCACATGATGTGATCACTACAGCTGAAGAAGTGAAAAGAAGATTAGAAGAGGCAGGTTGTGATACAGTAGAATTATGTGAAACTCCAGGCTATCCGATCGTTTACGGTGAAAAGATAATAGACAAAGATTTACCGACAGTACTGGTTTACGGGCATTATGATGTTCAGCCGCCCGATCCGGTAGAATTATGGACTTCACCTCCTTTCGAACCTGTTATAAAAGCAACGACTATCCATCCGGAAGGAGCCATTTTTGCAAGAGGAGCTTGTGATGATAAAGGGCAAATGTATATGCATGTCAAGGCTTTTGAGTATATGATGAAGAATGATTGCCTGCCTTGTAATGTTAAGTTTATGATCGAAGGAGAAGAAGAAGTAGGTTCAAAAAGTCTGGGATGGTTTGTAGAACAGAATCAGGAGAAATTAGCCAATGACGTTATTTTGATTTCCGATACAGGAATGATTTCTAATACACAACCTTCAATAACTACCGGGTTAAGAGGATTAAGTTATGTGGAAGTGGAAGTGACCGGCCCTAACAGGGATCTGCATTCCGGATTGTATGGTGGAGCAGTGGCCAATCCTATTAATGTTTTGACAAAAATGATCGCTTCTTTGCATGACGAGAATAACCATATTACCATTCCCGGTTTTTATGATAAAGTAGAAGAGCTTTCAGCAGAGGAAAGAGCAGAAATGGCTAAAGCGCCGTTTTCTTTAGAAAGTTATAAACGAGCATTAGATATAGAAGATGTTTACGGAGAAACAGGGTATGTGACCAATGAACGTAATTCCATCCGTCCGACCTTAGATGTTAATGGTATTTGGGGTGGTTATACCGGTGAAGGAGCAAAAACGGTAATTCCGAGTAAAGCGTATGCTAAAATTTCGATGCGTTTAGTGCCCAATCAAGATTGGGAAGAGATCACTGAATTATTTACAAAACATTTCGAAAGTATAGCACCTAAAGCAGTTAAAGTAAAGGTTACACCGCATCACGGAGGTCAAGGATATGTTACGCCAATAGATTCAATTGGATATCAGGCCGCTTCAAAGGCTTATGCAGATTCTTTTGGGATTGTGCCGATTCCGGTTCGTTCAGGAGGTAGTATTCCGATTGTAGCTTTGTTTGAAAAAGAGCTCAAAAGCAAAACAATTATGATGGGATTCGGTTTGGATAGCGATGCTATTCATTCGCCAAACGAGCATTTTGGAGTGTTCAATTACCTTAAGGGTATTGAAACCATTCCGTTATTCTATAAGTACTTTACAGAATTGAATACAAAATAA
- a CDS encoding cupin-like domain-containing protein → MGQFQLTPIERVKNISKEDFYNNYFKKQKPVVIEGLTKDWPAFEKWNLNYIKEVAGDKIVPLYDDRPVSHEDGFNEAHAKMKMSDYIDLLQKEPTNYRIFLYNLMKEVPQLQNDFKWPNIGLRLVKQLPMLFFGGENAKVFMHFDIDYSNILHFHFHGKKQCILFDPKQTPYMYKVPHSLISREDIDFDNPDFDKFPALQKANGLLCELNHGDVLFMPEGFWHYMKYVTPGFSMSLRAFPSKPSNLLKAAYNVFVMRHYDNFMRRRKGQDWIDYKNERAIADTHKNI, encoded by the coding sequence ATGGGACAGTTTCAATTAACTCCAATTGAACGTGTAAAGAATATTTCTAAAGAAGATTTTTACAATAACTACTTTAAAAAGCAAAAACCGGTAGTAATTGAAGGGCTCACCAAAGACTGGCCTGCCTTTGAAAAATGGAACTTAAACTATATCAAAGAGGTTGCCGGTGACAAAATTGTCCCTTTATATGACGACCGACCTGTTTCTCATGAAGATGGCTTTAACGAGGCTCATGCTAAAATGAAAATGAGCGATTACATCGATTTATTACAAAAAGAGCCTACTAACTACCGTATTTTTTTGTACAATCTGATGAAAGAAGTTCCCCAACTTCAGAATGATTTTAAATGGCCAAATATAGGACTACGATTGGTTAAACAGCTTCCGATGTTATTCTTTGGCGGCGAAAATGCTAAAGTTTTCATGCACTTTGACATTGATTATTCTAATATTTTACATTTTCATTTTCACGGCAAAAAACAGTGTATCTTATTTGACCCGAAACAAACACCATACATGTACAAAGTTCCGCATTCCTTAATTTCAAGAGAAGATATTGACTTTGACAACCCTGATTTTGATAAATTTCCGGCACTTCAAAAAGCAAACGGTTTACTCTGTGAACTTAATCATGGAGATGTTTTATTCATGCCTGAGGGATTCTGGCATTATATGAAATATGTTACTCCTGGATTTTCTATGAGTTTAAGGGCATTTCCCAGCAAGCCAAGCAATCTTTTAAAAGCCGCCTACAATGTTTTTGTCATGCGTCATTACGACAATTTTATGCGTAGAAGAAAAGGACAAGACTGGATCGATTATAAAAACGAGAGAGCTATAGCTGATACACACAAGAATATATAA
- a CDS encoding sensor histidine kinase, with the protein MNIVKNKRSIVFFHFLVWIILFSLPYLLSSGQSEALQKVLVHSWIPLCFYALIFYGNYFILIDKFLFREKILLFVVLNVIMVAVFVLVNNEIKTFLVDQLIRPEIKGQGPPKKLFIYVDIISFSVPVVFSIALKTTQKWIKTEALQKEAENERLQSELQHLKYQLQPHFFFNSLNNIYAMVDVSPEQSKEAIHSLSKLMRYFLYETDQKEVDLNNEITFMVNYIELMKLRFNQNVNVIYHFPQNAKEIKIAPLLFVSLIENAFKHGVSASESTTISFDMKVENHTVIFRSENKNFSKSTADRSGSGIGLENLKRRLTLLYKDRYTMDIEIGNKNYITTLAINL; encoded by the coding sequence ATGAATATTGTTAAGAATAAAAGAAGCATTGTTTTTTTCCATTTTTTAGTTTGGATAATACTTTTTAGTCTTCCGTATCTGCTCTCTTCAGGTCAGTCGGAAGCACTTCAAAAAGTATTGGTACATTCTTGGATACCACTGTGTTTTTATGCTTTGATTTTTTACGGAAACTATTTTATTTTGATCGATAAATTTCTGTTTCGGGAAAAGATCCTGCTGTTCGTTGTATTGAATGTAATCATGGTAGCCGTATTTGTTTTAGTCAATAATGAGATAAAAACATTTCTTGTCGATCAATTGATAAGGCCTGAAATAAAAGGGCAGGGACCTCCTAAAAAGCTTTTTATTTATGTAGATATCATATCTTTTTCTGTTCCCGTCGTTTTTTCCATTGCGTTAAAAACAACGCAAAAATGGATTAAAACAGAAGCATTGCAAAAAGAAGCCGAAAATGAACGTTTACAATCAGAATTACAACACTTAAAATACCAATTGCAACCTCATTTTTTTTTCAATTCTTTGAACAATATCTATGCAATGGTAGATGTTTCCCCGGAACAATCAAAAGAGGCTATTCATAGTTTGAGTAAATTGATGCGTTATTTCTTGTATGAAACAGACCAGAAAGAAGTAGACCTCAATAACGAGATTACTTTTATGGTTAATTATATAGAATTAATGAAATTGAGATTTAATCAAAATGTAAATGTAATCTATCATTTTCCGCAAAATGCTAAAGAAATAAAAATAGCACCTCTTCTTTTTGTATCTTTAATTGAAAATGCCTTTAAACATGGAGTCTCCGCCAGTGAGAGTACCACAATCTCTTTTGATATGAAAGTTGAAAATCATACGGTTATTTTCAGATCAGAGAATAAAAATTTTTCTAAAAGTACTGCTGACAGAAGTGGTTCCGGCATTGGGTTAGAGAATTTAAAAAGAAGATTGACATTACTTTACAAAGATCGGTATACAATGGATATAGAGATCGGTAATAAGAATTATATAACAACTTTGGCTATTAATTTGTAG
- the thiL gene encoding thiamine-phosphate kinase, with protein MLEDKNQHKTNIESLGEFGLIDYLTKNIEISQESTLKGIGDDAAVLDFKDKKAVISTDLLVEGVHFDLAYMPLKHLGYKAVAANVSDICAMNATPTQITVSLALSNRFPLEAVEELYEGIKLAAKIYNVDIIGGDTTSSQKGLIISITAIGEANLNDIVYRSGAQPNDLLVVTGDIGAAYMGLQVLEREKQVFLVNPNNQPDLEAYTYLIERQLKPEARKDIKEILEKLEIKPTAMIDISDGLSSEILHLCKQSGVGCNLYEDKIPGDPQLINVCEEFNLDITTIALNGGEDYELLFTISTEDYDKIKGNPNFTVIGHMTEEKEGTHLITRANTKIALKARGWNAIKEE; from the coding sequence ATGCTGGAAGATAAAAACCAACATAAAACCAATATAGAGTCTTTAGGTGAATTCGGACTGATTGATTATTTGACTAAAAATATTGAAATATCTCAAGAATCAACTTTGAAAGGTATCGGAGATGACGCTGCTGTTTTAGATTTTAAAGATAAAAAAGCGGTTATTTCTACGGATCTGTTAGTAGAAGGTGTTCATTTTGATTTGGCATATATGCCTTTAAAGCATTTAGGATATAAGGCTGTAGCAGCTAATGTATCTGACATTTGTGCTATGAACGCAACACCTACACAAATCACGGTTTCATTAGCTCTTTCTAACCGATTTCCTTTAGAAGCTGTTGAAGAACTTTACGAAGGAATAAAATTAGCCGCTAAGATCTATAATGTTGATATTATTGGAGGAGATACAACTTCTTCACAAAAAGGATTAATTATTAGCATTACAGCTATAGGCGAAGCCAATTTAAACGATATTGTATACCGTAGCGGAGCCCAACCCAATGATCTACTAGTGGTTACCGGAGACATAGGAGCCGCTTATATGGGGTTACAGGTTTTAGAACGGGAAAAGCAAGTTTTTTTGGTAAACCCTAACAACCAACCGGATTTAGAGGCTTACACTTACTTAATAGAGCGACAGCTTAAACCGGAAGCACGAAAAGACATCAAGGAGATTTTAGAAAAACTCGAAATAAAACCTACCGCTATGATCGATATTTCAGACGGACTATCGTCCGAAATATTGCATTTGTGTAAACAAAGCGGCGTAGGATGCAACTTATATGAGGATAAAATTCCGGGTGATCCGCAATTGATCAATGTTTGTGAAGAATTTAATCTGGATATCACAACTATTGCTTTAAACGGCGGTGAAGATTATGAATTACTGTTTACCATTTCAACGGAAGATTATGACAAAATAAAAGGGAATCCGAACTTCACTGTTATCGGACATATGACGGAAGAAAAAGAAGGTACCCACCTTATTACTCGTGCCAACACTAAAATTGCTTTAAAAGCCAGAGGTTGGAATGCTATAAAAGAAGAATAA
- a CDS encoding InlB B-repeat-containing protein: MKLKLLLLTLFFSALSFGQTTVSYDFSAAGAVTGLNQAAPGIALDANIGFGSFKNSGTSNPAIFSGQLRLYQNATKGGSIIVYASNGVTITDVVVHASGTTGPAAYTVDGGGATNLAAGTTYTMSGLTATSEVEFYQKDGSSSNRIYVDFFEVTYISGVSTYTVTYDGNGNTGGSVPTDANAYNSGDTVTVLGNTGGLTNTGYTFNGWNTANDGSGIAYATSTTFTITANTTLYAQWLLTSPPVITSALTATGVISTAFAYDIVATNTPTSYNATGLPAGLSINTTTGEITGSVATPGTYNVTISATNAYGTDTETLVITITDSPCLSESSFSATPSGWDANSVTYSSGEAVFGSFAGDLTTLALSNPASLTFDLRRTTNTSAKDLIIEVSTTSQTGPFTTVFTYDHSNTTSGSITACTVDLSAYTSFSTVYIRFTKASSTTSPWYLSNVNVFCGTPCTPAVVSVTPTSGPVGTEVTITASSGDLTGSSVSFGGVSASIVSNSATEIVAIVPSGATTGDIIITDSQPCDTSAAFTLITNDRTSCEGSTITDLIIYDIHDEQTGSGGFITLYNGTAATVDMTNYSIWRTSNYNDGNEIDYAALTGTIAPGDLGILKVSVGSCGPASTNGTIDNGFNEDDGIQLRNADGSVVIDDVHTYATGPGYYMVRNAGALSARTSFVAADWSTTPLAAGECYPSAGLVLPDANGNSPSVTLNPVDVNSSCSSTSATLTVSGTEGVAGGFGLTYQWYVNVPGNTGWSAVSNGGVYSGATSTTLNISSTSGLNGYQYYCQIREDAVTCFTATDAAIIKEGATVWDGTTWSNGVPDLMKAATINGNYDTAVNGSFECCSLVVNTGFTLDVQAADYVLIENNLVVDGTLTVHNDGSLVQINDAGVNTGDITYERTTTGNTFDYVYWSSPVDGANAPSGYVYTWATTVANTNGGEGNWVAAGGSSMAAGVGYIMRDVFSRTFTGVARNGIVTPTIQRGTYEGADYAGTNGTTITRFDDNWNLVGNPYPSAISAEDFLLANTNIEGAVRVWTHSTSPSTAINNPFYGTFVANYTPNDYITFNGTGTVSGPAGFNGYIAGGQSFLVNMLDGSTTSETVTFNNALRSTSYDNSQFYRQSNGKIANIGIEKHRIWLDISNANAVSDRTLVGYVAGATEGKDRMFDAVTAVKTSMKIYSIIDEDKMTIQGRVLPFDNKDKVQMGYFAPSNGTYNISIAAVDGLFTGSQDIYLEDKELNVIHDLRQAPYSFYTVAGEDNDRFVLRYTTVALTTDVFTGNENEVTIASAENLIINSANNTIKQVTIHNVLGQLLFNKQVSTSTLQVEGIAKSNQALIVEVVLENNERIIRKVIF, from the coding sequence ATGAAATTAAAATTACTACTCTTAACATTATTTTTTTCAGCTCTTTCTTTTGGGCAAACGACAGTTTCTTATGACTTTTCAGCAGCAGGAGCTGTTACTGGATTAAATCAAGCGGCACCAGGTATTGCTTTAGACGCAAATATAGGCTTTGGCTCTTTTAAAAATAGTGGAACTTCTAATCCTGCTATTTTTAGTGGTCAGTTAAGGTTATATCAAAACGCAACAAAAGGAGGCTCTATAATAGTTTATGCTTCAAATGGAGTTACTATAACAGATGTAGTGGTTCATGCTTCTGGAACTACAGGACCTGCGGCTTACACCGTTGATGGAGGGGGAGCTACTAATCTAGCTGCTGGAACTACTTATACAATGTCCGGTTTGACAGCTACTAGTGAAGTTGAATTTTATCAAAAAGATGGTAGTAGTAGTAATAGGATTTATGTAGATTTTTTTGAGGTAACTTATATCTCCGGGGTTTCGACCTATACAGTAACCTATGACGGAAATGGAAATACAGGAGGTTCCGTGCCTACAGATGCTAATGCATATAATTCAGGAGATACTGTTACTGTTCTGGGGAATACAGGCGGTTTAACAAATACGGGATATACATTTAATGGTTGGAATACGGCGAATGATGGTAGTGGAATTGCTTATGCAACCAGTACAACTTTTACTATTACTGCTAATACAACTTTGTATGCTCAGTGGTTGTTGACTTCACCACCGGTTATTACGAGTGCTTTAACGGCAACAGGGGTTATAAGTACTGCTTTTGCGTATGATATTGTTGCTACAAATACACCCACCAGTTATAATGCAACCGGTTTGCCTGCCGGTTTGTCGATTAATACAACTACAGGAGAAATTACAGGTTCGGTTGCAACACCGGGAACTTATAATGTAACTATTAGTGCAACTAATGCTTATGGAACGGATACTGAAACTTTGGTAATTACAATTACGGATAGCCCTTGTTTATCTGAATCAAGTTTTTCGGCTACGCCTTCAGGTTGGGATGCTAATAGTGTTACATATTCTTCAGGAGAAGCCGTTTTTGGAAGCTTTGCGGGTGATTTAACAACTTTAGCGCTTTCAAATCCCGCAAGTTTAACATTTGATTTGAGAAGAACAACAAATACAAGTGCAAAAGATTTAATAATTGAAGTTTCAACAACTTCTCAGACAGGACCATTTACTACTGTCTTTACATACGACCATTCTAATACTACTTCAGGAAGTATAACTGCTTGTACAGTTGATTTATCTGCATATACTTCTTTTTCTACAGTTTATATAAGATTTACAAAAGCATCTTCTACTACTTCACCGTGGTATTTGAGTAATGTTAATGTGTTTTGTGGAACACCTTGTACTCCGGCGGTCGTATCAGTAACGCCTACTTCCGGACCTGTAGGTACTGAAGTTACAATTACAGCTTCGTCAGGAGATTTAACAGGTTCTTCTGTGTCTTTTGGAGGAGTAAGTGCCAGTATAGTTTCTAATTCTGCAACGGAAATAGTAGCAATAGTGCCTAGTGGAGCTACTACCGGAGATATCATAATTACAGACAGTCAGCCTTGCGATACAAGTGCTGCATTTACATTAATTACAAATGATAGAACTTCTTGTGAAGGAAGCACGATTACAGATTTGATAATATATGATATTCATGATGAACAAACAGGCTCTGGCGGGTTTATAACTTTGTATAATGGTACCGCAGCGACAGTTGATATGACCAATTATAGTATTTGGAGAACCAGTAACTATAATGACGGAAATGAGATAGATTATGCTGCTTTAACAGGTACAATTGCACCAGGTGATTTAGGAATACTAAAGGTTTCTGTGGGGAGTTGCGGACCAGCATCAACAAATGGTACTATCGATAACGGTTTTAATGAAGACGACGGTATTCAATTAAGAAATGCGGATGGAAGTGTTGTAATTGATGATGTACATACATACGCTACAGGACCAGGATACTATATGGTTAGAAATGCAGGGGCACTAAGTGCAAGAACTTCTTTTGTCGCTGCAGATTGGAGTACTACACCTTTAGCTGCTGGGGAATGTTATCCTAGTGCAGGATTGGTTCTTCCGGATGCTAACGGGAATAGCCCTTCGGTAACTCTTAATCCGGTAGATGTTAATTCTAGCTGCTCATCTACTTCGGCAACGCTAACTGTTTCAGGAACCGAAGGGGTAGCCGGAGGTTTTGGTTTAACATATCAGTGGTATGTAAATGTGCCAGGGAACACAGGTTGGTCAGCAGTTAGTAATGGCGGTGTTTATAGCGGAGCTACTTCAACTACTTTAAATATTTCATCAACAAGTGGTTTAAATGGCTATCAATATTATTGTCAAATTAGAGAAGATGCAGTTACATGTTTTACTGCTACTGATGCGGCAATCATAAAAGAAGGCGCTACTGTATGGGATGGAACAACTTGGTCAAACGGCGTGCCCGATTTAATGAAAGCAGCGACTATTAATGGAAACTATGATACGGCTGTAAACGGAAGTTTCGAATGTTGTAGTTTAGTAGTAAATACGGGCTTTACTTTAGATGTTCAGGCAGCTGATTATGTTTTGATTGAAAACAATCTGGTAGTTGATGGTACTTTAACAGTACATAATGACGGTTCTTTGGTACAGATAAATGATGCAGGAGTAAATACCGGAGACATTACTTATGAAAGAACAACAACGGGTAATACATTTGACTACGTTTACTGGTCTTCACCTGTTGATGGTGCTAATGCACCATCAGGTTATGTGTATACTTGGGCTACTACAGTTGCCAATACAAACGGAGGAGAAGGAAATTGGGTTGCAGCCGGAGGATCTTCAATGGCAGCCGGAGTAGGTTATATTATGAGAGACGTATTCAGTAGAACTTTTACAGGTGTTGCTCGAAATGGTATTGTTACACCAACAATTCAAAGAGGAACGTATGAAGGGGCAGATTATGCCGGAACTAACGGAACGACAATCACTCGTTTTGATGATAACTGGAACTTAGTCGGTAATCCGTATCCGTCAGCGATCAGCGCAGAAGATTTCTTATTGGCAAACACAAATATCGAAGGAGCTGTTCGTGTTTGGACACATTCAACATCGCCTTCAACAGCTATTAATAACCCTTTTTACGGAACGTTTGTAGCTAACTATACTCCGAACGATTATATTACTTTTAACGGGACAGGTACAGTAAGTGGTCCGGCAGGATTTAACGGGTATATTGCAGGAGGGCAATCGTTCTTGGTGAATATGTTGGATGGTTCTACAACATCTGAAACAGTAACTTTCAATAATGCTTTAAGAAGTACTAGTTATGATAACAGTCAGTTTTATCGTCAGTCTAATGGTAAAATAGCAAATATAGGTATTGAAAAGCATAGAATTTGGTTGGATATTTCAAATGCAAATGCTGTTTCAGATAGAACATTAGTAGGGTATGTTGCCGGGGCAACGGAAGGAAAAGACAGAATGTTTGATGCTGTAACAGCGGTTAAAACCAGCATGAAGATTTATTCTATCATTGATGAAGATAAAATGACTATCCAGGGTAGGGTTTTACCATTTGATAATAAAGATAAAGTACAAATGGGTTATTTTGCACCTTCAAACGGAACATATAATATTTCAATTGCTGCTGTTGATGGCCTTTTTACAGGCAGTCAGGATATCTATCTTGAAGATAAAGAACTAAATGTTATTCATGATTTAAGACAAGCACCATATAGCTTCTATACTGTTGCCGGAGAGGATAACGATCGTTTTGTCCTTCGCTATACTACAGTAGCACTGACTACAGACGTTTTTACGGGTAATGAAAATGAAGTTACAATAGCATCTGCTGAAAACTTGATTATTAATTCTGCAAATAATACAATAAAACAAGTAACGATCCACAATGTACTAGGTCAGTTGTTGTTCAATAAACAAGTGAGTACTTCAACACTTCAGGTGGAAGGTATTGCAAAATCAAATCAGGCATTGATTGTTGAGGTTGTATTAGAAAATAATGAAAGAATAATTAGAAAAGTGATCTTCTAA
- a CDS encoding HTTM domain-containing protein, with protein sequence MFKTTFFKSVDIAPLIVFRIIFGFLVAMESFGAILTGWVKKVFIEPEFTFPFIGFEWLQPLPENGMYLYFAIMGILGIFIITGFYYRISIAFYTLLWAGVYFMQKTSYNNHYYLLLLISFVMIFLPANQEKSLDVKLNRTIRKQTMPNWIRMFFIIMIGIVYTYAALAKFYPDWLDGTFTKNLLLTAPLFNYISKDSFIYDLFNQKWFYLLIAYAGIFYDLLIVPLLLFKRTRTIALISSLIFHLFNSITLQIGIFPYFALSFALFFYPPEKIRRLFLRDKEYITSQEHYNYQNRNVFYFLFIPFLTIQLLLPLRHHLIEGMYYGQKKDIG encoded by the coding sequence ATGTTCAAAACAACTTTTTTTAAATCTGTTGATATTGCTCCGCTAATTGTATTCCGGATAATTTTCGGGTTCTTAGTTGCCATGGAAAGTTTCGGAGCTATTTTAACCGGATGGGTCAAAAAAGTTTTTATTGAACCGGAATTTACCTTTCCTTTTATCGGATTTGAATGGTTACAACCCTTACCTGAAAACGGTATGTATTTGTACTTTGCCATAATGGGCATCTTAGGCATTTTTATTATAACAGGATTTTACTACAGGATAAGCATCGCTTTTTACACTCTCTTATGGGCCGGAGTTTATTTCATGCAAAAAACATCTTACAACAATCATTATTACTTATTACTATTGATAAGTTTTGTAATGATCTTTTTACCAGCCAATCAAGAAAAATCTTTGGACGTAAAGCTAAATCGTACCATTAGAAAGCAAACTATGCCAAACTGGATTCGGATGTTTTTTATAATTATGATCGGTATTGTTTACACCTATGCTGCTCTGGCTAAATTTTATCCTGATTGGCTCGACGGAACTTTTACTAAGAATCTATTGTTAACAGCGCCATTATTTAATTATATCAGTAAGGATTCCTTTATTTACGATCTGTTCAACCAAAAATGGTTCTACCTTTTAATTGCCTATGCAGGGATTTTTTATGATCTGCTTATTGTTCCCTTACTTTTGTTTAAACGAACCAGAACTATTGCTTTAATCAGTTCTCTAATATTTCATTTATTCAATTCGATCACTTTGCAAATAGGCATTTTCCCTTATTTCGCCTTAAGCTTTGCTTTATTTTTTTATCCTCCGGAAAAGATCAGAAGACTGTTCTTAAGAGACAAAGAATATATTACATCACAAGAACATTATAACTATCAGAACCGAAACGTTTTCTATTTTCTATTCATCCCGTTTTTAACGATTCAACTACTTTTACCCTTACGCCATCACTTAATTGAAGGGATGTATTATGGACAGAAGAAGGACATCGGTTAA
- a CDS encoding LytR/AlgR family response regulator transcription factor yields MLKRTVVELKKFGMEEDKLSCLIVDDEPMALDLVERYVLKTPFLQLAGKCNSAVEALAYIEKEKVDVVFLDIQMPDLTGLEFAKVVPKSTRIIFTTAFNQYAIEGFKAEALDYLLKPFNYAEFLLAANKAKEWFALWKKRKENIKENSFFYVKSEYKQLKISFDEILYIEGLKDYVKIWLKDNPKPILTLMSLKSLEEVLPSDRFMRVHRSFIVSLPNVEVVERGQIVINKQRITVSEQYKPQFLAYINNNSLE; encoded by the coding sequence ATGTTAAAGAGAACAGTTGTTGAATTAAAGAAATTTGGGATGGAAGAAGATAAACTAAGTTGTTTAATTGTAGATGATGAACCTATGGCGCTGGATTTAGTGGAACGTTATGTCCTGAAAACACCATTCCTGCAATTGGCAGGGAAGTGTAATAGCGCTGTAGAAGCCTTAGCCTATATTGAAAAAGAAAAGGTAGATGTTGTTTTTCTAGATATTCAAATGCCTGATCTGACCGGTTTGGAATTCGCTAAAGTAGTTCCTAAATCGACACGTATAATTTTTACCACTGCTTTTAATCAATATGCTATCGAAGGCTTTAAAGCGGAGGCTTTGGATTATTTACTGAAACCGTTCAATTATGCTGAATTTCTCTTAGCAGCTAATAAAGCAAAAGAATGGTTTGCACTTTGGAAAAAGAGAAAAGAAAATATAAAAGAGAATTCTTTTTTCTATGTGAAATCAGAATACAAGCAACTGAAAATTTCATTCGATGAAATACTTTATATCGAAGGACTGAAGGATTATGTCAAAATTTGGCTTAAAGACAATCCAAAACCGATTTTAACGCTTATGAGTCTGAAAAGTTTGGAAGAAGTATTGCCTTCTGACAGATTTATGCGGGTACACAGATCATTTATTGTGTCGTTGCCCAATGTTGAAGTGGTAGAAAGGGGTCAGATAGTGATAAATAAACAAAGAATTACGGTTTCAGAACAATATAAACCGCAATTCTTAGCCTATATAAATAATAATTCTTTAGAATAA